A genomic window from Rhodothermia bacterium includes:
- a CDS encoding ParA family protein, producing the protein MKIISVCNHKGGSGKTTCSIHLAASLSLAGHKTLAIDLDPQGFMSRMVGFSEPNEKQSALTLFGHQADWESQFVAELAEFDFIPSSNALTTALKKLTKPTDVLWLKEILTANTKYEYIVLDTSSSVTVYTLNALVASHHVIIPVIPEYLPVIGSEQTYQTCTLVKAKLNPELANPYFLLTQVDGRKNIHQRYKQYLRDVYQHQVLDHFIRTNASLSEETLKGKTLFSTEPNSKGAIDFANVTDELLGLIHSEEKPAPKIEHTLDGTWKRLVEL; encoded by the coding sequence ATGAAAATAATTTCGGTTTGTAATCATAAAGGAGGTTCTGGCAAAACCACATGTTCCATCCACCTTGCTGCATCTTTGTCGTTGGCAGGGCATAAAACCTTGGCCATAGATTTGGATCCGCAAGGGTTTATGTCTCGCATGGTTGGTTTTTCCGAGCCTAACGAAAAGCAATCTGCCCTAACCTTATTTGGTCATCAGGCGGATTGGGAGAGCCAGTTCGTGGCGGAGTTAGCAGAATTTGACTTTATCCCTTCCTCAAACGCCCTGACCACCGCCCTTAAAAAGTTGACCAAGCCAACTGATGTCCTCTGGCTCAAAGAAATCCTAACAGCAAATACCAAATATGAATACATTGTTTTGGACACCTCCAGCTCGGTGACGGTCTATACCTTAAATGCCTTGGTCGCCTCCCACCATGTCATTATCCCCGTCATTCCCGAATATTTGCCAGTCATTGGGTCTGAACAAACGTACCAAACCTGCACCCTCGTCAAGGCAAAGCTAAATCCTGAATTGGCGAATCCTTACTTCTTACTCACCCAAGTGGATGGCCGGAAAAATATCCATCAGCGGTATAAGCAATATCTGCGAGATGTTTATCAACACCAAGTCTTAGACCATTTTATTCGCACCAATGCCAGTTTGTCGGAAGAAACGCTGAAAGGCAAAACCTTGTTTAGTACGGAACCCAACTCAAAAGGAGCGATTGATTTCGCGAATGTTACCGATGAATTGCTGGGCTTAATCCACTCCGAGGAAAAACCAGCCCCAAAAATTGAACATACGTTGGACGGAACATGGAAACGTTTGGTAGAGCTATAA
- a CDS encoding penicillin acylase family protein encodes MMLNWVKIGVSALLLMAVMVLGMNGFGTKVPALGRLLDPLDGTYRLARMADAQEVDLNGAKGLIDAVTIERDERGVPHVFAKQEMDAAWAVGFLMAKDRLFQMDFLPRVSEGRLSEILGETFLNRDKFLRSTGMRWGAEQNLAWLKQHHPAAIQQMEAFCAGVNHYLDQMPLEDLPLEFRLLDYKPEKYTPLRTLLVLQYMNFDLTWRSDDLAYAYLRKELGEDAFNRLFPQLSDQFSPISPEANGFISPIAPKQPAPIAAADALVEVAKLYQDLAMVLPDFGHPETGSNNFAVSGSRSTTGKPILAGDPHLALTLPAIWYELHVKTPQLNSHGVAVPGTPLPIIGFNDHIAWTPTNTDIDQIDFYKLTLSPDGKKYRYLKEWRSIIEKETTINVKGGTSKKQVLRYTHWGPILFNQDYASEAIAVQWTAHKPSRTPIAVWEVNRAKNLETFEAAMQNFDTPMQNWLYADREGNISIRSTGYMPIRRVAYAGGLLDGATDDGEWVGRVPYAELPSGRNPERGWLMSANQQPASGNYKYFQRITWRDAFRSLRIDTLLSAKEKHSVADFKTYQSDVKSLQHHYLLPFLRQPYQGKAKELRDKLLAWDGVTRTNQSEPLILDVLLASLKKLTWDEFDVLDAKFKAASGNEETRKSKEEFLKRPELLPLLGLLEKEANSQWFDLKSTQTREDGPMIFRMALEATADSLEKKYQKSNGSIPAWGEVHQVVMPHILATIKPLGRGPFPFSGFDNTVSPARGRLVKNSASWRMVVDFSGDKPMGFGVFPGGPSGNPFSQFYDLQIGNYLNFSYYPLHRPRKTGELQNVKSRIRIWPA; translated from the coding sequence ATGATGTTAAATTGGGTGAAAATAGGTGTTTCTGCCTTACTCCTTATGGCCGTTATGGTTTTAGGGATGAATGGATTTGGTACGAAAGTTCCGGCATTGGGTCGCTTATTGGATCCGCTTGATGGAACCTATCGTCTTGCAAGGATGGCAGATGCGCAAGAAGTGGATTTGAACGGTGCAAAAGGCTTAATTGACGCCGTTACGATTGAGCGAGACGAACGAGGCGTCCCACATGTCTTTGCCAAACAAGAGATGGATGCCGCTTGGGCTGTAGGGTTCCTCATGGCCAAAGATCGGCTGTTTCAAATGGATTTTTTGCCCCGTGTCTCCGAAGGAAGGCTTTCGGAAATTTTGGGTGAGACTTTTCTAAACCGAGACAAGTTCCTGCGCTCGACTGGAATGCGCTGGGGAGCCGAACAAAACCTTGCATGGCTCAAACAACATCATCCCGCAGCTATCCAACAAATGGAAGCCTTTTGTGCAGGGGTTAACCATTATTTAGACCAGATGCCACTTGAAGATTTGCCCTTAGAGTTTCGCTTATTGGACTACAAGCCCGAAAAATACACCCCGCTGCGCACGTTGTTGGTTCTTCAATACATGAATTTCGACTTAACGTGGCGCTCGGACGATCTTGCTTATGCCTATTTGCGCAAAGAACTGGGGGAGGATGCCTTCAACCGTCTTTTTCCCCAACTTTCTGACCAATTTAGCCCGATTAGCCCAGAAGCAAATGGGTTTATTTCTCCCATTGCCCCCAAACAGCCCGCACCTATTGCAGCAGCAGACGCCTTGGTCGAGGTTGCTAAACTTTATCAAGACTTGGCAATGGTTCTGCCTGACTTTGGGCATCCGGAAACGGGGTCGAATAACTTTGCCGTTTCGGGGAGTAGAAGTACAACCGGTAAACCTATTTTGGCCGGAGACCCGCACCTCGCCCTTACCTTGCCCGCCATTTGGTACGAACTTCACGTCAAAACGCCGCAGCTAAACTCGCATGGTGTGGCGGTTCCGGGTACGCCTTTGCCCATCATTGGTTTTAATGACCATATCGCTTGGACGCCAACCAATACCGATATTGATCAAATTGATTTTTATAAACTTACCTTGTCTCCTGATGGAAAAAAATACCGATATCTGAAGGAATGGCGTTCGATTATTGAAAAGGAAACAACCATTAACGTAAAAGGCGGTACGTCTAAAAAACAAGTTTTGCGATACACCCATTGGGGGCCTATCCTCTTTAACCAAGATTATGCTTCGGAAGCGATAGCGGTGCAATGGACGGCGCATAAGCCTTCAAGAACGCCCATAGCCGTTTGGGAAGTGAACCGGGCGAAAAACTTAGAAACCTTTGAGGCGGCCATGCAGAATTTTGATACGCCCATGCAAAATTGGCTTTATGCAGACCGCGAAGGCAATATCTCCATTCGTTCTACCGGATACATGCCTATCCGCAGGGTTGCTTATGCAGGCGGCCTTTTAGACGGGGCTACCGATGATGGTGAATGGGTTGGACGTGTACCCTATGCCGAGTTACCAAGCGGGCGGAACCCAGAACGTGGTTGGTTGATGTCTGCAAACCAACAACCAGCATCGGGAAATTATAAGTATTTCCAACGTATAACTTGGCGGGATGCCTTCCGTTCTTTGCGAATAGATACCTTGCTCTCGGCCAAAGAAAAACACTCGGTGGCCGATTTTAAAACCTATCAATCGGATGTTAAAAGCCTCCAACACCACTATTTATTGCCCTTTTTGAGACAACCCTATCAAGGCAAGGCCAAAGAATTGCGGGATAAGTTATTGGCGTGGGACGGTGTTACACGCACCAATCAATCCGAGCCGCTGATCTTAGATGTGCTTCTTGCAAGTTTGAAAAAATTGACTTGGGACGAGTTTGACGTACTCGATGCAAAGTTTAAAGCCGCCAGTGGAAATGAGGAAACCCGAAAATCCAAGGAGGAATTCCTAAAACGCCCCGAACTACTTCCGTTGTTGGGACTTTTAGAGAAAGAAGCCAATTCGCAATGGTTCGACTTGAAGTCCACACAAACTCGCGAGGATGGCCCGATGATTTTCCGCATGGCCCTAGAAGCCACCGCCGATTCCTTGGAAAAGAAATACCAGAAATCGAACGGAAGCATTCCGGCTTGGGGGGAAGTACACCAAGTGGTCATGCCGCATATTTTGGCAACAATAAAGCCATTAGGCCGAGGGCCATTTCCGTTTTCCGGCTTCGACAACACGGTATCCCCTGCACGAGGACGTTTGGTGAAAAACTCTGCGAGTTGGCGAATGGTGGTGGATTTTTCCGGTGACAAACCAATGGGCTTTGGTGTTTTCCCCGGCGGGCCAAGCGGAAATCCGTTTAGCCAATTCTATGACCTACAAATTGGGAATTACCTGAACTTTTCGTATTACCCCTTGCATCGTCCTCGAAAAACCGGAGAACTTCAGAACGTGAAAAGCCGGATTAGGATATGGCCAGCATAA